From Schistocerca cancellata isolate TAMUIC-IGC-003103 chromosome 10, iqSchCanc2.1, whole genome shotgun sequence:
ctttcaaacaatggaaaatccaggatggaatgtaacaatacgagagaaggaaagttgctactcaccatataacggagatgctgagccgtgataggcacaataaaaagactcacacaatcatagctttcggccattaagaccattgcagtgtgtgtgtgcacgtgtgtgtatgtgtgtctactgctgacagtgtagtttcagctctctgagactgcagatgtgtgtgcaagttgcacttgcgtgagtgtgtgtacgTGTGTCTACCGGAACAGCTATCGGAACATTTGGGATGCAGGGTAGGACTCGAAGTGACTGGTTTACTGAATGTGAAAGCGAGTTGCATCCATATATAGACAAGAAACGTAATGCTCATATACAAGTTATGAATAATCCCAAAGACCAACGAGCAATAGCTGAATACAAGGCCTGCAAAGCAGATCTGCAACAAGTTTCTCGTCATTGCGCAAATAGATATTGGACCAACCTTTGTAAAACTATTCAGATCTGGCGAGACAAAGGAGATTATAGTGGTATGTATCAAGGCATCAAAAAGGCCATTGGACTAACAAGCAGGAAGTTCGCTGCAATAAAAGATCTAAATGGAGATCCAATCAACTATAAAAACCAGCAGCTAGATAGATGGGTGCAGCACTATGCTAAACTATACTCAGAAGAGgtcaacatttcttcagaagcTTTGGGTACTTTACCAACTTACCCAGTTATGTCTGAGCTTGATGATTCTCCCACTGTTGACAAATTAAAACTCGCACTTCAAAGTCTAAAGTTAGGCAAGAGTACAGGCCGTGATAACTTACCAGCAGAAATCATCAAACTTGACTGTGTTTTGCTGATATTGTATCACATCCTACTGCAGTGCTGGGAAGAAGGCACAGTACCTCAAGACATGTGAGATGCAAATATAGTAACAATCTATAAGGGAAAAGGCGACATAGGTAATTGTAACAATAACAACTACAGAAGAATATCTCTCTTGAGCATTGCTGGAAAGGTGTATGCAAGGATAATCCTGAAGAGACTGGAAACCTTGGCTGCTCGGATCTACCCTgagtcacagtgtggatttcgaactgGCAGATCCACAAGTGACATGATATTCACCTTGCTCCAACTACAAGAGAAGTGCCGCACACACAGAGTGCCATTATATGTGGCTTTTGTTGACCTCAACAAAGCCTTTGACATCGTCAGTAGGGAGGGACTCTAGAGCATATTGGAAAAAATTGGATGTCCCCCAACTTTGCTGTCTTTAATAAGATGTTTTCATGACAATATGCGTGCCTCTGGTTTAGATGTACTGCCATCGAAGATTACATTCAGTATGAACTGTGGCGTAAGACAGGGCTGTGTGTTGGCACCTACACTTTCTGGAATTTTCCTCTCGGGTCTGCTCCAAGTGGATTTCAAGAATTGCAATGTTGGAGTACATCTGCATACTAGGAAAGGTGGAAGGCttttcaatgtcagtcttctgaagagtaagacaaagcaCTAAGAGATCgtcgctcgtgaactcctgtatgctgatgatgctgcaactgataCTAGCTCTAgcagctcttctgcggagttcgcaACAAGATTTAGTAACAcatgccacctattctcgatgagtTTAAACAGCAGTAGGACTgtaattatggttcagggtgctAACACAAACCCGAATATCACACTCgatggcactactctgcaagtcgtagataacttctgctatcttggatctactatagaatcaaacatgtctgttgacaaggaaattgatgctcgcactggaagagctgcgacaacttttggcaaactctctacacgtgtttggaaaaacaaaaaACTCTCTTTGagcaccaaaattcttgtatatcaaacttgcgtcctcagcatccttttgtatgcatcagaaacatggactacctatgccaaacaagaacgtcgccttaatgctttccacatgtggtgcctgagatccatcctcggagtaatgTGGAAgggtgaccaacgaagcagtgctatctaaaactaactgcaacagtatttcatctatcttgaagcagagacgactccgctggctgggacatgTCCActgtatggatcctgacagattaccacatGAGGTGAtgttggagagatctctatagccaaaagacctgtaggacgtcctgtattgaggttcaaggactcctgtaaacaaGGTATGCAGATCtctggaatcgacacaaacagctGGGAGGCAcaggctagcatgagaccagagtggcatgacgatatatcatctggaatgtcgaagcatgatgaaggtttgttagacagattaaggcagaaaaagcttcgcaatgctaccactgctcctgcgtcgacagccagatacacttgtgacaattgcggcaagagatgccatGCTGCCATTGGCTTGCCAAGTCATgtgaaacacacagacactgcaacaatcatctaccaagatgtcgtggcccaaaaaaacagaaaatatatataagggaaacattccacgtgggaaaaatatatctaaaaacaaagatgatgtgacttaccaaacgaaagtgctggcagatcgatagacacacaaacatacactcaaaattcaagctttcgcaaccaacggttgcttcgtcaggaaagagggaaagacgaaaggatgtgggttttaagggagagggtaaggagtcattccaatcccgggagcggaaagacttaccttagggggaaaaaaggacaggtatacactagcgcgcacgcgcacacacacacacgtatccatccgcacatacacagtcacaagcagacatatatatataatctgtgtgtgtgtgtgtgtgtgtgtgtgtgtgtgtgtgtgtgcgtgtgtgtgtgtgtactgctgacaaaggccttaatggctgaaagctatgattgtgtgaatctttttattgtgcctgtcatggctcagcatctccgctctatGGAAAGTAGCAACTTACCTTCCCTCGTATTGTTACAATTTATCTTTCAGTTAGCAGTCTCTTTCAAGATGGAGGCAATCTTGTCACAAATTAAAGCTACAAATGCTGTGAGACAACCATCTTTGATTTTTATGTAATGAAAATGAcatcaactcattacacaagactTTCATTGCTCAATCAACACAAATTATCTTTTCCAAGGAAATCAGCATGTTACTATTTCCTCAGTATTTTAGTTAAGGTGTTGTTTCATTAGTTCTGTAATGAAAGTTTGAGTCAACATTTGTAGAAACATGACTTAATATATTTGTATCAAAACATCAATACATATGGACATGATGTGGTTTGTACCTCTGAGGTGAACTTGCTTCGAGTTCAATGTCTGATTAGAATATAATATAATTCAAGCAAAACTTCACAGTTTGCTCTACTCATTGTCTCTCCTATGCCTCAGGTACTCCTCCAGTCTGgaataaaacaaaacagttaaacaataaataaaatgcaaaaaaatcaAAACATAAAATTTGTTTTAAACTTACGCTTTCATGACTCCTACAAACGCCTCAGCTGCATTTTCCATGGCAACAGTTCTGCGttcttccaactgaagttgttcacgTCTGATGGCGTTTTGCTCCTGCATGCAGATCACTTGTTGTCTGGTGATATCCACCAGAGGATCATCATCTTTTGTTAATGTACCACCTAGATGTACCAAAACAATGTAAATTACAAGATCAAAATATTAAGAAGTTATTAACTTCTGCAGGTTAACTTCAGGCAGTAATGATACTTACCAGAATTACGTTTGCGCTTCTTCGCAGTTGTTGTAGCACGTGAAGATTTAGTTGTGTGTGAAGCAGGTATGAAACCTGATGTAGAGGGTACACTTTCTTCTGGTGAAGCCAACGATGCTGTAGTCAGAGCAGGTGATATATTGTCTGATAGAATGTCTGATGCAGGTTAACCTCAGATGGTAATGATACTTACCAGAACTGCATTTGCCCTTCTTCGCAGTTGTTGTACCACATGAAGATTCAGTTACGTGTGAAGCATGTACGAATCCTGATATAGATGACAGGGTACTTTCTTCTGGTGAAGTCAACGGGGCTGTAGTCAGAGCAGCCAATACATTGTCTGATGAAATATCCGATGCAGACATTATGGTCAGTCCTTCCACAGGAAGGACAACATATTCATCCATTTCCATTGTATCTTTGTTATCTGAGTCATTTTGGGTGACCTGATCTGAATCCTGCAATACAGAGTTACATCAGTTGAATTTAGGAAATGTTTTCAAGGCTCGCTGATGTTTACATGAGTGAAGGTAGTAACTGTACAGTTATGAAGTAAGGCTCAGAGACAATGACATACACATATCTAGCACGAGAAAAAAACAGTACACTGATACCTGATGCGCTATGGTTAGGGGGTCTGGTACTTCTTCATGTCCATAAACAGTGCATGGACCCAAGAAGTCAAGAAGCCGCTCCTCAAGAGGGGTCAGGGGCTTAGCTTTTGTACTTAGTTCTCCTCCtgttttctgcagttccttctttacTAGAGAAGCTTTGGCCTTTACATCACTTCTCCAGTCTTGCCAGGACTGACACAAAAAGAGACAAAAATAGAGATAAATAAATGGGCTACAACATAGGTTAGTGAAAACAGTCTGTAATCAGTAATGCATAACAGTATTCATATGACACCTTCATCCATTTATCCGCTGTTTTTGATGTTCCATTTGGCAGGCTGTTGAGCTCTGTTGCTAGTTGTTGCAAAAGTTTCTGCTTGTGTCTGACTCCA
This genomic window contains:
- the LOC126106719 gene encoding uncharacterized protein LOC126106719 isoform X2, which translates into the protein MEAEQHQSFVCSVTTIKQESVETDPSTSPNQEIEDIFIKEESLEYSPSDDFPGPSTQDSGRMEDEECEEDMEDAVSEGDGEELKDEAKLTHNHSAAESTVTVGMEGNSGTDGSSSLITKDRSAFGNKNGTKHLVHRCTICKKAFGKLEDLKEHTHEKSRESLHSCSVRSKKHQFMRISTEQRTVMLDFMMKHAELATGRYTGPDGVRHKQKLLQQLATELNSLPNGTSKTADKWMKSWQDWRSDVKAKASLVKKELQKTGGELSTKAKPLTPLEERLLDFLGPCTVYGHEEVPDPLTIAHQDSDQVTQNDSDNKDTMEMDEYVVLPVEGLTIMSASDISSDNVLAALTTAPLTSPEESTLSSISGFVHASHVTESSCGTTTAKKGKCSSASLASPEESVPSTSGFIPASHTTKSSRATTTAKKRKRNSGGTLTKDDDPLVDITRQQVICMQEQNAIRREQLQLEERRTVAMENAAEAFVGVMKALEEYLRHRRDNE
- the LOC126106719 gene encoding uncharacterized protein LOC126106719 isoform X1, which translates into the protein MKMEAEQHQSFVCSVTTIKQESVETDPSTSPNQEIEDIFIKEESLEYSPSDDFPGPSTQDSGRMEDEECEEDMEDAVSEGDGEELKDEAKLTHNHSAAESTVTVGMEGNSGTDGSSSLITKDRSAFGNKNGTKHLVHRCTICKKAFGKLEDLKEHTHEKSRESLHSCSVRSKKHQFMRISTEQRTVMLDFMMKHAELATGRYTGPDGVRHKQKLLQQLATELNSLPNGTSKTADKWMKSWQDWRSDVKAKASLVKKELQKTGGELSTKAKPLTPLEERLLDFLGPCTVYGHEEVPDPLTIAHQDSDQVTQNDSDNKDTMEMDEYVVLPVEGLTIMSASDISSDNVLAALTTAPLTSPEESTLSSISGFVHASHVTESSCGTTTAKKGKCSSASLASPEESVPSTSGFIPASHTTKSSRATTTAKKRKRNSGGTLTKDDDPLVDITRQQVICMQEQNAIRREQLQLEERRTVAMENAAEAFVGVMKALEEYLRHRRDNE